From the Equus przewalskii isolate Varuska chromosome 19, EquPr2, whole genome shotgun sequence genome, one window contains:
- the GPX5 gene encoding epididymal secretory glutathione peroxidase, giving the protein MTAQLRASYLFLLLLAGFVQTENNAEKMKTDCYKDVKDTIYEYSAVTLNGKEHIQFNQYADKPVLFVNVATYCGLTAQYPELNTLQEELKPFDLVVLGFPCNQFGKQEPGENSEILPGLKYVRPGGGYVPNFQLFEKGDVNGEKEQKVFTFLKHSCPHPSDVLGSLKHISWEPIKVHDIRWNFEKFLVGPDGVPVMRWFHKTPVSTVKSDILAYLKQFKIKKGG; this is encoded by the exons ATGACTGCACAGTTAAGGGCCTCctatcttttcctccttctcctagCAGGCTTTGTGCAGACAGAAAACAATGCAGAGAAGATGAAG aCAGATTGCtacaaagatgtgaaagacaCCATCTATGAATATAGCGCCGTCACTCTTAATGGAAAGGAACACATTCAGTTCAATCAGTATGCGGACAAGCCTGTCCTTTTTGTCAATGTGGCCACTTATTGTGGTCTGACTGCTCAATATCCTG AACTGAACACACTTCAGGAGGAGCTGAAGCCCTTCGACTTAGTAGTGCTGGGCTTCCCCTGCAACCAATTTGGAAAGCAAGAACCAGGAGAGAACTCAGAGATCCTTCCGGGGCTGAA GTATGTCCGTCCGGGGGGAGGATATGTACCTAATTTCCAGCTTTTTGAGAAAGGAgatgtgaatggtgaaaaagaacagaaagtctTCACCTTCTTGAAG cactCCTGTCCTCACCCCTCTGATGTTTTGGGCTCATTAAAACATATATCCTGGGAACCTATAAAGGTCCATGACATCCGCTGGAATTTTGAAAAGTTCCTGGTGGGGCCTGATGGAGTCCCTGTCATGCGCTGGTTCCATAAGACTCCGGTCAGTACAGTCAAGTCAGATATCCTGGCGTACCTGAAGCAGTTCAAAATTAAAAAGGGAGGCTGA